Sequence from the Chanodichthys erythropterus isolate Z2021 chromosome 12, ASM2448905v1, whole genome shotgun sequence genome:
TTGCATGAGAGTGCTTTCCATTTTTGATTGGTTCCACTGTTGAATGGCTTTGCGCAGTTCAATCTCAGCACCTACGAAATTTGAACCATTGTCGCTTCTCATGATTGACACCTGACCCCTCCTGCACACAAACGTCTGATTGCATTTAAACACGAGTCTGTGTCCAGTGTATGTGCAACCTCAATATGCACAGCTCAAGTTGTCAGGCAGGTGAACAATACCCCATACCTTTTAACTTTACTTCTGCCTTGTTTGACCTCAAATGGTCCAAAGTAGTCAACCCCGACATTGGTGAAGGGTGGTTGACCTGGCATTACTCTGTCGAGTGGCAGCTTTGACATTTTCTGCTCTGAAGCCTTTGCTCTAATCTTTCTACAGGTCACACATCTGGAAAGAAACTTCCTAATAATGGAGTTTGCAGAAGGCAGCCAAAATCTTAATCTCTTAAAAGTAAAGTTGTGACATGTGAGTCTTTGGGTATAATGATGGGATGCTTTACACACTCAGGCATTGCAGATCTTCCGAGACGACCTCCAACTCTCAACAATCCATCCTGAAATATTGGATCCATTTTAGAAAGGCAACTGTTCTTTTTAACAGATTGATTACCTTTTTGCAACATGGACATTTCTTCTTTGAATCTTTGATTTTGAGTGAACTTGATGATCTCATTTTCAGCCCTTGTTAAGTCCTGCATTGTTAGAGCTCTGCAGTTCTGTGCTGTGAAATTTGTGTCACAACtctgaacttttctgtttttggcTGTTACTTGATTGCTGCGCTGCATAATCATGTCTTTAAAACGAAGGATCCATGCCACAGCTCTCTTTAATTTGTACCAATCTGAGTAATAAGTGATCAATTTGTTCACAGTATCTGTGCCATCCACTGCACACACAAGATTTACTGAGGCTGAGTGTTTAACCTCACTGTCATCCACATTTGTTGACAGGTCATGATTTGTCTCAGGCCACTTGCTTTCTGGTTCTTTGAGAAAAGAAGGACCATGGATCCAGCTCACATTTTTCATGAACCTTTCACAAGTAAGTCCCCTGGATGCACAATCAGCTGGGTTCATTGAGGTATTGATGTACCTCCACTGTTGTGGTTTGGTTGACTCTCGTATAATGGCAATTCTGTTAGCGACAAATGTTTTGAAACGTAGACCTTCACTGTCAATATATCTCAAAACAGTGGTGCTGTCAGTCCAAAACACAGATTCATTCAACTCTAGTTCCAGTTCATCTTTCAGCATCTTGTCTGTTTTTACAGCAACAACGGCAGCAGTCAGCTCCATACGTGGAATGGTGGTCTGCTTCAATGGCGCCACGCGAGACTTCCCCATCATGAAGGCGCAATGTGTGAGTCCATCAGCATTTAACAATCTGAGGTATGAGACAACTCCATATCCAACCTCGCTAGCGTCTGAGAAGTGATGTAGTTGTGCAGAAGTGGAAACTCCAAAGTCAACTGGTTTTATACACCTTGGTACACTGAAGTCAGCCAAATGATTTAGCCCATGTAACCAGGTAATCCACTTTTCTGCACTCTGTTCTGGAATGTCATCATCCCATGCAAGTTTTTCTCTGCACAATTGCTGCATTAGAATCTTTGATGGCAATATTACCGGTGCGAGAAAGCCCAAAGGGTCGTAGATGGAGCTTGTGACTGACAGGATTCCTCTTCTAGTTACAGGTTTTTCTTTCAAATTGACCTTGAATTTGAACACATCTGAGTTTACACACCATAACACCCCTAATGCTCTTTCTGCAGGAAGTGCATCTTTGCTCAAATCCAAGTCTCTTACATCTGCAACTCTTTCACTTTCTGGAACAGAGGCCAACAATGCACGACTGTTGCTTGCCCATTTGGTAAGATGAAATCCTCCACTCGCACAAAGTTTTGTGAGATTATTGCGCAAAGCAACTGCTTGAGCAGAGGTTGAAACAGACTTTAAACAATCATCTACATAAAAGTTCTTGAGAACTGTGTTGACTGCTTCGACAGATGACTTGCTACGATTTTCTTCTGCTGTTTTCCtaagggcaaaattagctacAATTGGAGATGACTTTGCTCCAAAGAGATGGACAACCATCTTGTACTCATCCAAGTTCTGATTTACATCACCATCTGGCCACCATAGAAAGCGGAGCATGTCACTGTCTT
This genomic interval carries:
- the LOC137032337 gene encoding uncharacterized protein; this encodes MVVHLFGAKSSPIVANFALRKTAEENRSKSSVEAVNTVLKNFYVDDCLKSVSTSAQAVALRNNLTKLCASGGFHLTKWASNSRALLASVPESERVADVRDLDLSKDALPAERALGVLWCVNSDVFKFKVNLKEKPVTRRGILSVTSSIYDPLGFLAPVILPSKILMQQLCREKLAWDDDIPEQSAEKWITWLHGLNHLADFSVPRCIKPVDFGVSTSAQLHHFSDASEVGYGVVSYLRLLNADGLTHCAFMMGKSRVAPLKQTTIPRMELTAAVVAVKTDKMLKDELELELNESVFWTDSTTVLRYIDSEGLRFKTFVANRIAIIRESTKPQQWRYINTSMNPADCASRGLTCERFMKNVSWIHGPSFLKEPESKWPETNHDLSTNVDDSEVKHSASVNLVCAVDGTDTVNKLITYYSDWYKLKRAVAWILRFKDMIMQRSNQVTAKNRKVQSCDTNFTAQNCRALTMQDLTRAENEIIKFTQNQRFKEEMSMLQKGNQSVKKNSCLSKMDPIFQDGLLRVGGRLGRSAMPECVKHPIIIPKDSHVTTLLLRD